The segment tattaagttattataaatattgaacaatattatttgtaaaaatattttcattggtaTTTTAAGAgtatcaatatgaaaaaatatttttatatatattattgactgAATCAGTACTTTTGaaatattctatatatttttttttaacataacaGTGCTTTGATTTAACAATCAACTttggttaataataatatatttttttcgttttgattTTCACATTTTAAGGCCATTGAATTTGTTGTTTCAATAACaacgaaaataattaatcattaatcaaGTTTAGAAAAAGAAGAACACAAGTGCaattgcaagaaaaaaaaaaaagtaaatcttaattttttaaatataaaaactagaatataaatttcgatttttttgtttggcagtaatttaactttttttttaatcattaaaagcCAGAGAAACTTGGTGAAGCACAATGTCACCAGTGATGTTTATAGTGTCGACAATTGATGGTTCTAGTCGATGTCTAAATTCtccaatcattttattatcaagccAAATGACATAAGTATCATAATCACAACGAATcctaaagataaaaaaatttctaattattttttttataaaataaaaggaagccaaaaagaaatatttatatgttttgttgataaataataattataaatataattacgtAAGTAAAAAATCACGTCCAGGTCCCCAAGATAAATGTCCTTCGTGTCTTTCTTCACGACACCAGGATCCACTTGTCCAGCAATTCATCACAACACATGATGGACgattaccaaataaaaatcttgGATTTAAATGCAGTGCTATTTCTGGATGAGGATATATAAGTGGTCCTCGTTGAAGATTAATAGTAaagctataaaataaatataattaatttcaattaaaattattattactatcaatttataataattaaaaaaatattcttacgAATGAGGTAAAAGCTTTAATCTGCCTCTGATGAAAATTGTTCCAccttgtttaaaattttcaacaagttcaatatttattggaacagttaaattattcaaaagtgGTGCTTGATCagtcaattgataatttttaaaattttttatgatttttgaaTCTGGATATACTTCACAATTTGTTATACGAGCACGTATATCTTCCACATCACCATCATAATCAAAATGTGTTATTAATTCCAGGGGTAATCGATAAGTAAATGTACAAAAATGTTCTCCATTGACACTAatcttttaaaatgaatatcaataattaaaaattaaatttattaatttatatttatttattttttaaaattcattaccTGAAATTCTTTTGGaccacaaaatattaatatatgaaaatatgatTGTCGTTTAAATACATGTCCAGTTGATGCTGCTGGTGAACATGTCTCTTCCTCTTCCCAACATCCTTTTATTTTCGAATTTCTAACGACATATCCACGATCAAGTCGAGGATTCAAATGAAATGCAATATTTCCAGCTGCTCTCAAATTTATTGCAAAActatataacaaaataaaaataacattaatatattttttttcaaattagtcaaatattaatttgtaata is part of the Aphidius gifuensis isolate YNYX2018 linkage group LG1, ASM1490517v1, whole genome shotgun sequence genome and harbors:
- the LOC122860345 gene encoding galectin-6-like; translated protein: MFKLDLPHVCDITTHTLMYEGGDLNKCVSELSTMSDTRRDQAFRNFSYHDEDAITIDESCPIQLKPTTAIILLGYVPSHAKSFAINLRAAGNIAFHLNPRLDRGYVVRNSKIKGCWEEEETCSPAASTGHVFKRQSYFHILIFCGPKEFQISVNGEHFCTFTYRLPLELITHFDYDGDVEDIRARITNCEVYPDSKIIKNFKNYQLTDQAPLLNNLTVPINIELVENFKQGGTIFIRGRLKLLPHSFTINLQRGPLIYPHPEIALHLNPRFLFGNRPSCVVMNCWTSGSWCREERHEGHLSWGPGRDFLLTIRCDYDTYVIWLDNKMIGEFRHRLEPSIVDTINITGDIVLHQVSLAFND